From Bradyrhizobium sp. 4:
CGTTGCCGCGATGCTGCCCGAGAGCTGGACGGTCCGGCTGATCGATTGCAACACGGAAGCCTTCAGCGACGAGGATCTTTCCTGGGCCGACGTCGTCTTCACCGGCGGAATGATGCCGCAGCAGGCCGACACGCTGCGCCTGATCGAAATTTGCCGTGCCGCGGGCAAGCCGGTGGTCGTCGGCGGTCCCGATCCCACCTCGAGCCCCCATATCTATGAGAGGGCCGACTTCCAGGTGCTCGGCGAGGCCGAAAGCGTTCTCCACGAATTCGTCGCCGCGTGGGACAGTGGCGCACGCTCCGGCGTCTTCATCGCGCCGAAATTCCAGGCCGACGTCACCAAGACGCCGGTGCCGCGCTTCGACCTGCTCAAGTTCGAGGATTACCTTTATCTCGGTGTGCAGTATTCCCGCGGCTGCCCGTTCACCTGCGAGTTCTGCGACATCATCGAGCTCTATGGCCGGGTGCCGCGAACCAAGACGAACGAGCAGATGTTGGTCGAGCTCGACAGGCTCTACGCCATGGGCTACCGCGGCCATCTCGACTTCGTCGACGATAATTTCATCGGCAACAAGAAGTCGCTCCGGCTGTTCCTGCCCCAGCTCGCCGAATGGCAGCGCGCCCACGGCTATCCCTTCGAATTGTCCACTGAAGCCTCTGTCAATCTGGCCGACGATCCCGAACTATTGGACCTGATGGGCCAGGCGAATTTCTTCGCCATCTTCGTCGGTATCGAAAGTCCGGATCCGGCGACGCTGGTCGCGATGCGGAAGAAGCAGAACACGCGGCGCAACATCGCCGAGAGCATCCACAAGATCTACGCCGCGGGCATGCTCGTCACCGCGGGTTTCATCGTCGGCTTCGACAATGAGAAGCTCTCGATGGCTGATGCCATGATCGACTTCATCGAAGAGGCGGCGATCCCGGTCAGCATGGTCGGCCTGCTCTATGCCTTGCCGAACACCCAGCTGACGCGCCGCCTGGAGCGCGAAGGCCGGCTGCATCCGGGCCATGACCTGGCGCCGACCATCGGCGCGGATCAGTGCACCGCCGGGATCAACTTCGATCCGGTGCGTCCATTGCGCGACATCCTGACGGACTACAAGCGCGTGCTGGAGCACATCTACAGCCCGGCGGCCTATGCAAGGCGCATCGACCGTCTGATGACGCTGCTCGACCGCTCTCGCCAGCGCCAGGAGCTCGCGGAAGGCGATATCCGCGCCCGGATCGGCGCGATGGAAACGGTGCACAAGGTCGTCACAGCCCTTCCCGAGGCGCGCGGGCCGCTGTGGCAGACCTTCATGAACTGCGCCAAGCGCGACACCACGTCGGCGCGGATTGCCGTGCAGATGATCGCCGCCTATGCGCATCTCGGGCCGTTCTCGCGCAAGGTCATCGCTGCCATCGATACGCGCCTCGCCGCACTCGACGAGGAGACGGTCATTCCGGTCGCGACCGTCGAGGTGACGGTGGCCCGACATCTGGCCTGACGGTCTACTTCACCGCCAGCCGCAAAAAGCTCATCACGCTGCCGAGTGCCGCGAACCCGGCGCCGAGTGCCAAGGCCACGACCGCGCCGTCGTGACCGGCGAGCGAGAAGCAGGCTGCGGCGAGCGCCGCCCCCGTCGTCTGCCCCGTCAGGCGCGCGGTGGCGACGATGCCCGAGGCGCTGCCGCTGCGATGCGGTGGCGCGCTCGACATCACCGCCTTCATGTTCGGCGCCTGGAAGAAGCCGAAGCCCATGCCGCAAATCACCATCCGCCAGATGATGTCGGGAATCGCAGGATTGGCCGGCAGCATCGCGAGCAGCGCCATGCCGAGGCCGAGCAGCACGAGGCCGATGCCGCCGAGCAGTCCGACCGCGTGCCGGTCGGAGAGGCGCCCGGCGATCGGCGCCATGATGCCGACCACCAGCGGCCACGGCGTCATGAAGAAGCCGGTCTCGACCTGCGAACGCCCCAGCACGTCCTCGAAATAGAACGGCAGCGAGACGAAGGCGAGGCCCTGCACCGCAAAGGAACACACCGCCGTCGCCGCCGACAGCGCGAACATCGGCCGGCTGAACAGGTCGATCGGCAGCATCGGCGCCGGATGGTCGGCATGGCGGCGCGTCAGGATGAAGCCGAGCGCGAGAGCCGTGACCAGCTCGATGCCCACGACCACCGGTGAGAGATTATGCGCAGCACTGCCGATGCCCGTGATGAACAGGCCGAGGCAGGCCGACGCGAGGGCCGCGCCGAGAAAGTCAAAGCCGTGATCGGCGCGCGGCGTCTTCGGCAGCATCGCAAATCCGATGCCGAGCGCGACGAGGCCGAACGGGATGTTGACGGCGAACAGCCATGGCCACGGGCCAAGCGCGAGGATGGCGGAGGCGATCGAGGGACCGAAGGTGAAGGCGGTCGCGACCACCAGCGCGTTGTGGCCGAAGCCGCGGCCGAGCATCCTTCCGGGATAGACGAAGCGCACCAGCGCCGTGTTGACGCTCATGATGCCGCTCGCACCCAGCCCTTGCAGCGTGCGCGCAACCAGCAGGCTCTCCAGCGACCAGGCCACCGCGCAGAACAGCGAGGCGATGGTGAACAGGATCAGGCCGCCAAGATAGATGCGCTGGTGCCCGACGATCTCGCCGAGTGCTCCCAGCGGCAGCAGCGTCGCCACCAGCGCGATCTGGTAGACGTTGACCACCCAGACCGATTGCTCTGGGCTGACATGCAGGTCGCCGGCAATGGCGGGCAGCGCGATGTTGGCGATCGCGGTGTCGAGCGAGGCCATCGCCAGCGCGGTGAAGATCGCGGCAATGGCCCAGTGCCGCTGTGCGGCTGGAAGGCCGTCGGAAATGGTGTGGTCGGGCTCGCGCGCGCCGGAAGGTAACGTGATTGTCATTGCGTGGGCGCGTGGCTCCGGAGGCCGGCTACAGGGGACTTGGCATGTACTACGGCGCGGCCGCGTTCCACAGGCATATGCTTGCATGCAGTGTATGCGCGAAGGCTGGGCGATGAACCTGCGCGCCGGCGTATGATCGCGCGAACTGCTGCAATGTCAGGGGAGCGCCATGCACATCGTCGTTTTGCCCGGTGACGGCATCGGGCCTGAGATCACGACCGCGACATCAGGCGTGCTGCGCGCGGCCTCCGAGCGCTTCCAGCTCAATCTGCGGCTGGAGGAGCACGCAGTCGGCCATGCGAGTCTCAAGCAATTCGGTACGACGGTGCGCCCCGAGCTGCTCGACATCGTCCGCGCCGCCGACGGCCTGATCCTCGGGCCGACCGCGACCTTCGATTTCAAGGACGAGGCCCATGGCGAGATCAACCCGTCGCGGCATTTTCGCAAGAACCTCGACCTCTACGCCAATGTCCGGCCGGCACGCACCTATGCGGGGCTGTCCGGCCGGGTCGGCGATTTCGACCTCGTCGTGGTGCGCGAGAACACGGAAGGGTTTTACGCCGACCGCAACATGGAGCAGGGCAATGGCGAGATGCTGGTCACATCGGACGTCGTGATCTCGCTACGCCGGATCACGCGCCTGTGCTGCGAGCGCATCGCGCATGCGGCGTGCCGGCTGGCGATGAAGCGGCGTAAGCATTTGACCATCGTGCATAAGGCCAATGTGCTCAAGCTTGGCGACGGCATGTTCCTCGAGATCTGCCGCGAGACGGCGAAGGCCTATCCCGGTCTTGGGGTCGACGACATCCTCGTCGACGCCATGATGGCGCATGTGGTGCGCAACCCCGACCGCTTCGACGTCATCGTCGCCACCAACATGTTTGGCGACATCCTGTCCGATCTCACCGCCGAGCTCTCCGGCAGCCTCGGGCTCGGCGGCTCGCTCAATGTCGGCGACAGCCACGCCATGGCGCAGGCCGCGCATGGCTCGGCACCTGACATAGCCGGACAGGACGTTGCCAATCCGGTCTCGTTGATCCTGTCCACGGCGCTGCTGCTCGGATGGCACGGCGAGAACAGCGGCGCGGTGCGTTACGAGGAAGCCGCACGTGCGATCGAGGCGGCGGTCGCGAAGGCGATCGGCGAG
This genomic window contains:
- a CDS encoding MFS transporter, giving the protein MTITLPSGAREPDHTISDGLPAAQRHWAIAAIFTALAMASLDTAIANIALPAIAGDLHVSPEQSVWVVNVYQIALVATLLPLGALGEIVGHQRIYLGGLILFTIASLFCAVAWSLESLLVARTLQGLGASGIMSVNTALVRFVYPGRMLGRGFGHNALVVATAFTFGPSIASAILALGPWPWLFAVNIPFGLVALGIGFAMLPKTPRADHGFDFLGAALASACLGLFITGIGSAAHNLSPVVVGIELVTALALGFILTRRHADHPAPMLPIDLFSRPMFALSAATAVCSFAVQGLAFVSLPFYFEDVLGRSQVETGFFMTPWPLVVGIMAPIAGRLSDRHAVGLLGGIGLVLLGLGMALLAMLPANPAIPDIIWRMVICGMGFGFFQAPNMKAVMSSAPPHRSGSASGIVATARLTGQTTGAALAAACFSLAGHDGAVVALALGAGFAALGSVMSFLRLAVK
- a CDS encoding isocitrate/isopropylmalate family dehydrogenase, with amino-acid sequence MHIVVLPGDGIGPEITTATSGVLRAASERFQLNLRLEEHAVGHASLKQFGTTVRPELLDIVRAADGLILGPTATFDFKDEAHGEINPSRHFRKNLDLYANVRPARTYAGLSGRVGDFDLVVVRENTEGFYADRNMEQGNGEMLVTSDVVISLRRITRLCCERIAHAACRLAMKRRKHLTIVHKANVLKLGDGMFLEICRETAKAYPGLGVDDILVDAMMAHVVRNPDRFDVIVATNMFGDILSDLTAELSGSLGLGGSLNVGDSHAMAQAAHGSAPDIAGQDVANPVSLILSTALLLGWHGENSGAVRYEEAARAIEAAVAKAIGEGRATRDVGGKLGTIAAGVAIAEILQAG
- a CDS encoding B12-binding domain-containing radical SAM protein, with the translated sequence MNVPQPCKVLMLYPLFSAESFWSFGESCKVLGVKRPAAPLGLITVAAMLPESWTVRLIDCNTEAFSDEDLSWADVVFTGGMMPQQADTLRLIEICRAAGKPVVVGGPDPTSSPHIYERADFQVLGEAESVLHEFVAAWDSGARSGVFIAPKFQADVTKTPVPRFDLLKFEDYLYLGVQYSRGCPFTCEFCDIIELYGRVPRTKTNEQMLVELDRLYAMGYRGHLDFVDDNFIGNKKSLRLFLPQLAEWQRAHGYPFELSTEASVNLADDPELLDLMGQANFFAIFVGIESPDPATLVAMRKKQNTRRNIAESIHKIYAAGMLVTAGFIVGFDNEKLSMADAMIDFIEEAAIPVSMVGLLYALPNTQLTRRLEREGRLHPGHDLAPTIGADQCTAGINFDPVRPLRDILTDYKRVLEHIYSPAAYARRIDRLMTLLDRSRQRQELAEGDIRARIGAMETVHKVVTALPEARGPLWQTFMNCAKRDTTSARIAVQMIAAYAHLGPFSRKVIAAIDTRLAALDEETVIPVATVEVTVARHLA